A window from Suncus etruscus isolate mSunEtr1 chromosome 18, mSunEtr1.pri.cur, whole genome shotgun sequence encodes these proteins:
- the LOC125996451 gene encoding patr class I histocompatibility antigen, A-2 alpha chain-like isoform X1: protein MWASGLHVFLLFSGVLADLTQILKGPHSMRYFYTAVSRPGLGEPRFVEVGYVDDTPFVRFDSDSENKTMEPLAPWMEKVEPEYWDQQTRIAKGNAQTFRAGLNTLRGYYNQSEAGAHTLQYTSGCDVGPDGRLLRGYSQFAYDGADYIALNEDLRSWTAAEPAAQLTRRKWEQDNAAQHKRNYLEVLCVPWLLRYLRNGKKTLLRSEPPKRHIAHHPFSEDEVTLRCWALGFYPAEISLTWHRDGEELTQDTELVETRPSGDGTFQKWAAVVVPSGEEQRYTCHVQHQGLPEPDILRWEPLPQSTLFMGIIIGLVVLMALVTVTIVGAVIYKRKHSGDKGGQYTQAVTQNC from the exons ATGTGGGCCTCGGGGCTCCACGTCTTTCTGCTGTTCTCGGGGGTCCTGGCGGACCTTACCCAGATTCTGAAAG GGCCCCACTCCATGAGGTATTTCTACACCGccgtgtcccggcccggccttgGGGAGCCCCGCTTCGTAGAGGTCGGCTACGTGGACGACACCCCGTTCGTGCGCTTCGACAGCGACTCGGAGAACAAGACGATGGAGCCGCTGGCGCCCTGGATGGAGAAAGTGGAGCCCGAGTACTGGGACCAGCAGACGCGGATCGCCAAGGGCAACGCGCAGACTTTCCGAGCGGGCCTGAACACCCTGCGCGGCTACTACAACCAGAGCGAGGCCG GCGCTCACACCCTCCAGTACACATCCGGCTGCGACGTGGGGCCGGACGGGCGCCTCCTGCGCGGCTACAGCCAGTTCGCCTACGACGGCGCCGACTACATCGCGCTCAACGAGGACCTGCGCTCCTGGACCGCGGCCGAACCGGCGGCGCAGCTCACCCGGCGCAAGTGGGAGCAGGATAATGCGGCTCAACATAAAAGAAATTACCTGGAGGTTCTTTGCGTGCCGTGGCTCCTCAGATACCTGCGGAACGGAAAGAAGACGCTGCTGCGCTCAG AACCCCCCAAAAGACACATCGCCCACCACCCCTTCTCTGAAGATGAGGTCACCCTGAGGTGTTGGGCTCTGGGCTTTTACCCTGCGGAGATTTCCCTGACCTGGCATCGTGATGGGGAGGAACTGACCCAGGACACGGAGCTGGTGGAGACCAGGCCTTCGGGGGACGGAACCTTCCAGAAGTGGGCGGCTGTGGTGGTGCCTTCTGGAGAGGAGCAGAGATACACGTGCCATGTGCAGCACCAGGGGCTGCCGGAGCCTGACATCCTGAGATGGG aACCCCTTCCTCAGTCTACCCTCTTCATGGGCATCATTATTGGCCTGGTTGTCCTTATGGCTTTGGTGACTGTGACAATAGTGGGAGCTGTGATATACAAGAGGAAGCACTCAG